One genomic window of Amphiura filiformis chromosome 3, Afil_fr2py, whole genome shotgun sequence includes the following:
- the LOC140149169 gene encoding transmembrane protein 243-like: protein MTMTSYYEGEDVQTPLFGEQQTRDRVVNLVVGVITSITVIVTLVSAFVFGGETLEGLNIYFACVIVLICIGNILLIYWYRQGDLDPKFRVLIYYQAFVLILLCVCANLYIHGYDK from the exons ATGACAATGACATCATATTATGAAGGAGAAGATGTACAGACACCCTTGTTTGGGGAGCAGCAAACAAGG GATCGTGTTGTGAATCTTGTGGTTGGTGTGATTACTTCCATTACTGTAATA GTAACTTTAGTTAGTGCCTTTGTCTTTGGAGGAGAAACCCTTGAAGGACTGAACATTTACTTTGCTTGTGTTATAGTGTTAATATGCATAGGCAATATATTACTG ATATACTGGTACAGGCAAGGTGACTTGGACCCCAAGTTTCGTGTTTTAATCTATTATCAAGCGTTTGTATTAATATTACTATGTGTTTGTGCCAATCTGtatatacatggctatgacaaaTAA